The following proteins are co-located in the Rhodoligotrophos appendicifer genome:
- a CDS encoding LLM class flavin-dependent oxidoreductase, translating into MKFGISQNIHDTTRSKPYDLLLDDLREVAEFADENGFDTFWLPEHHFSLWGREMMPNPLMVAADVAARTKRIRIGLSAAIITLWHPIRLAEDLAMLDQLSGGRLEIGFGRGNYGLETTNLNPIADPNNQEQNFKVFEEGVDVVITALANKIFSYKGEIYQFPAPGFKADRAHSVDDPAFTDPTTGELAKLTLIPGCKQKPTPPLWQVVSESPRSMRYAAKQNMGMIMWRPSVATLKQRLGIYKDAYREYHGVDLPFGAKTAIVRDTYVAESEKEARRLAEAPLIGSLNFANWRGPSIYLDPGETLDADAEAALRKELTYDFVRDRALFFGSPDDVVGRIQHLYEETRMEQITFKCSWPGLSHADEMRGMKLLAQEVLPRVRQWHSQRFAQAAE; encoded by the coding sequence ATGAAGTTCGGCATTTCGCAGAACATCCACGACACCACCCGGTCCAAGCCATACGACTTGCTGTTGGACGATTTGCGCGAAGTCGCCGAGTTCGCCGACGAGAACGGTTTCGATACTTTCTGGCTTCCTGAGCATCATTTCAGCCTGTGGGGCCGAGAGATGATGCCAAACCCACTCATGGTCGCGGCCGACGTCGCCGCTAGAACCAAGAGGATCCGGATCGGACTGAGTGCGGCCATCATTACCCTGTGGCATCCGATCCGGCTGGCGGAAGATCTTGCCATGCTTGACCAATTGTCCGGCGGGCGGCTCGAAATCGGCTTTGGGCGCGGAAACTACGGGCTGGAGACAACAAACCTAAACCCCATCGCCGATCCGAACAATCAAGAGCAGAATTTCAAGGTGTTCGAAGAGGGCGTGGACGTCGTCATCACAGCACTCGCCAACAAGATTTTTTCGTACAAGGGAGAAATCTATCAGTTTCCAGCACCGGGCTTCAAAGCGGATCGCGCCCACAGCGTCGACGATCCAGCCTTCACCGATCCCACAACTGGCGAACTGGCGAAGCTCACACTCATCCCGGGATGCAAGCAGAAGCCTACACCGCCGCTCTGGCAGGTGGTCAGCGAGTCCCCCCGCTCGATGCGGTATGCTGCAAAGCAGAACATGGGCATGATCATGTGGCGGCCCTCCGTCGCCACTCTCAAGCAGAGGCTGGGGATCTACAAAGACGCCTATCGCGAGTATCACGGAGTGGACCTGCCTTTCGGGGCCAAGACCGCCATTGTGCGCGACACCTATGTCGCCGAAAGCGAGAAGGAGGCGCGACGCCTGGCGGAGGCGCCCTTGATCGGCAGCTTGAACTTTGCAAATTGGCGTGGCCCCTCGATTTACCTCGATCCCGGCGAGACTCTCGATGCCGACGCCGAAGCCGCCCTGCGGAAGGAGCTCACCTATGATTTCGTGCGCGACCGGGCGTTGTTCTTCGGGTCCCCTGACGATGTGGTCGGTCGGATCCAGCATCTCTATGAAGAGACCCGCATGGAGCAGATCACGTTCAAATGCTCATGGCCCGGCCTGTCGCATGCGGACGAGATGAGGGGCATGAAGCTTCTGGCGCAGGAGGTTCTCCCCCGAGTCCGCCAGTGGCACTCCCAGCGCTTTGCACAGGCGGCAGAATGA
- a CDS encoding flavin reductase family protein translates to MIANTAGLSIMDDTAVPADHPEPTKQEMRHALGHFATGVTVITAIDPDGNLCGLTANAFSAVSLEPPLILACIDRSVRCYEAILATRLFTVHILHSDQAEVALSFARKGGDRSKICEWNLTDHGRPLMSSFHAALECSLHEAHHGGDHAIVIGRVARIHIDSDSREPLLYYRGQMLNGVSPTA, encoded by the coding sequence ATGATCGCCAACACCGCTGGGCTCTCCATCATGGATGACACAGCCGTTCCGGCAGATCATCCGGAACCGACCAAGCAGGAAATGCGACATGCTTTGGGGCATTTCGCGACCGGCGTGACCGTCATCACCGCCATTGATCCCGATGGGAATCTCTGCGGTCTCACCGCCAATGCGTTTTCCGCGGTATCGCTGGAGCCGCCGCTGATCCTTGCCTGCATCGATCGAAGCGTGCGCTGCTACGAAGCGATCCTCGCAACCCGGCTGTTCACGGTGCACATCCTGCACAGCGACCAAGCCGAGGTCGCCCTGAGTTTCGCGCGCAAGGGCGGGGACCGGAGCAAGATTTGCGAGTGGAATCTGACTGACCATGGTCGCCCGCTGATGTCGTCCTTCCACGCGGCGCTGGAGTGCTCCCTGCACGAGGCCCATCATGGCGGTGATCATGCGATCGTCATCGGGCGCGTAGCCCGCATCCATATCGACTCCGACAGCCGGGAACCGCTGCTCTATTATCGAGGCCAGATGCTGAATGGGGTCAGCCCAACAGCTTGA
- a CDS encoding class I SAM-dependent methyltransferase, with protein MESAHAGKAKKDPRKRVKLTGARETLLITLYAKALESRSNHSVLKDHYADEAVRRLDYDFAKLAMGASNNLGLALRAKWFDDRTADFIARNPKPIILNLGCGLDTRVLRVSPPPSVRWFDVDFPDVIELRRSVIPERRGCSMIASSVTDPGWLEHVPNNAPAMIVAEGLLPYIKQRDVLSLLRRLIRHFPSGELAFDAYNALGLRLIAMTPAVRATGAELYWTLEGPEDLEHDVPGLRFLEETNGYDPALTVNQPWLYRMVMSAWSQVPMLRRLGRMVRYEF; from the coding sequence GTGGAGTCGGCTCACGCGGGAAAAGCCAAGAAAGACCCTCGTAAGCGCGTTAAGCTGACCGGCGCCCGCGAAACCCTTCTGATTACACTCTATGCCAAAGCTCTGGAGAGCCGCTCGAACCACTCGGTCCTGAAGGATCACTACGCCGACGAAGCGGTTCGCAGGCTCGACTATGACTTTGCCAAGCTGGCCATGGGCGCCAGTAACAATCTCGGCTTGGCACTGCGTGCAAAGTGGTTCGATGATCGAACCGCCGACTTTATTGCAAGAAATCCCAAGCCGATCATCCTCAACCTCGGCTGCGGACTGGATACGCGCGTGCTGCGGGTATCGCCGCCCCCTTCCGTGCGCTGGTTTGACGTTGACTTCCCGGATGTCATCGAGTTGCGGCGCTCGGTAATTCCGGAACGGAGGGGCTGCAGCATGATCGCCTCTTCAGTCACGGATCCGGGTTGGCTCGAGCATGTCCCCAACAATGCTCCGGCCATGATCGTGGCCGAGGGCTTGCTCCCCTATATCAAGCAGCGGGACGTTCTGTCCCTCCTGCGGCGACTGATCCGTCATTTCCCGTCCGGCGAACTTGCCTTCGATGCCTATAATGCCCTGGGTCTGCGGCTGATCGCAATGACGCCGGCCGTGAGGGCCACGGGTGCGGAGCTCTACTGGACCCTCGAGGGTCCCGAAGATCTCGAGCATGACGTTCCCGGACTGCGCTTTCTCGAGGAGACCAATGGCTACGACCCTGCGCTGACCGTGAACCAGCCGTGGCTCTATCGGATGGTCATGAGCGCCTGGTCGCAGGTGCCGATGCTGCGCCGGCTCGGGAGAATGGTGCGCTACGAGTTTTAG
- a CDS encoding adenylate/guanylate cyclase domain-containing protein, with the protein MNSIDIDRVAAWVVEQGLSGTKEQDILAGFCDRCREVGIDINRGLAVIDTLHPIYEGRAFRWRGDGVAEDTVVDYGPTTSGAAEAEWQSTVFYHLLTNGGIELRRNIGNGDRTDFKFLEKIKGEGETDFLAFLHRFSGAGTIGEMDCCYSHWTSRSGEGFSEANVAALRRLVPSLALAIKCGTLARIASTLVGVYLGDDAGQRVLSGRISRGVTDKISAVLWFSDLRGYTTITDTAAPDEIIPFLNDYADAVISAVRNAGGDVLKLIGDGTLAIFKADDPADACRAALAAEAQLRQRLLTLNAAREVEGRPTTSIYLGLHIGEVFYGNIGSADRLDFTVVGPAVNEVSRIASMCRSVDRHVIMSSDFVASTPEAERQNLVSVGRFALRGVRRARELFTIDPALL; encoded by the coding sequence ATGAACAGTATCGATATCGACCGTGTAGCGGCCTGGGTGGTCGAACAGGGGCTCTCCGGCACGAAGGAACAAGACATTCTCGCCGGGTTCTGCGATCGCTGCAGAGAGGTCGGCATCGACATCAATCGCGGCCTGGCCGTGATCGATACGCTGCATCCGATCTATGAGGGCCGGGCTTTCCGCTGGCGCGGAGATGGGGTCGCAGAAGATACCGTCGTCGATTATGGCCCGACGACCTCGGGGGCCGCGGAAGCAGAGTGGCAAAGCACCGTTTTCTACCATCTTCTCACCAATGGCGGGATCGAACTCCGGCGCAACATCGGCAATGGAGATCGCACAGACTTCAAGTTCCTCGAGAAAATCAAAGGCGAAGGCGAAACCGATTTCCTCGCGTTCCTGCACAGGTTCTCGGGGGCGGGAACCATCGGCGAGATGGACTGCTGCTATTCCCACTGGACATCGCGAAGCGGCGAAGGCTTCAGCGAGGCCAATGTCGCTGCGCTGCGACGACTGGTCCCCTCGCTCGCCCTGGCCATCAAATGCGGGACGCTGGCGCGCATCGCTTCGACCCTGGTGGGGGTCTATCTCGGCGACGATGCGGGCCAACGGGTCCTGAGCGGGCGGATCTCCAGAGGGGTCACCGACAAGATCAGCGCCGTGCTCTGGTTCTCCGACCTCCGCGGCTACACCACCATCACCGACACGGCGGCGCCGGATGAAATCATCCCGTTCCTGAATGATTATGCGGATGCCGTGATCTCGGCCGTGCGAAATGCGGGCGGCGATGTCCTGAAGCTGATCGGCGATGGAACTCTGGCCATTTTCAAAGCCGACGATCCCGCCGACGCCTGCCGTGCGGCGCTTGCGGCGGAGGCGCAGCTCAGACAACGGCTCCTGACATTAAATGCAGCGCGAGAGGTCGAAGGCCGGCCGACGACCTCGATCTATCTGGGACTTCATATCGGGGAGGTGTTCTATGGCAATATCGGCAGCGCGGACCGGCTCGACTTCACTGTTGTGGGGCCGGCGGTGAATGAAGTGAGCCGGATCGCTTCAATGTGCCGATCGGTGGACCGCCACGTCATCATGTCCTCCGATTTCGTCGCCTCGACACCCGAGGCGGAGCGCCAGAACCTCGTGTCCGTCGGGAGGTTCGCCCTGCGTGGCGTCCGGCGTGCGCGGGAGCTGTTCACCATCGATCCGGCTCTGCTCTGA
- a CDS encoding AEC family transporter: MYQAFDTVAPVFGLILIGYVLSFAGVLGKTVGEGLSTFVFVLGIPVLLFTTLTRMSPPGQWPWDLWATYFGAVAVAWITGWAIAIFIFGEDQRTAAVAGVGSAYANTMLMGLPLIFAVLGNAGALPLFLILAVHLPIMTLAATIQIEWASHKGASSKLLLDICKGFARNPIMLGLSGGLIWNAIGLSIPSAPAKMLEMIAQASVPCALIAMGTALRHYGLRGAGGLAVSITFVKLVVHPVAVWLLATQVFHLPPAWTTVAVMFAAAPAGINTFILATRYNIAVGMLSSAIALGTLLSVFSFAAAVWVTTG; this comes from the coding sequence ATCCTGATTGGCTACGTGCTTTCCTTTGCTGGTGTGCTGGGAAAGACGGTGGGCGAGGGCCTCTCGACCTTCGTCTTCGTCCTCGGCATCCCCGTCCTCCTGTTCACGACGCTCACGCGCATGAGCCCTCCCGGTCAATGGCCATGGGATCTCTGGGCCACTTATTTCGGCGCGGTGGCGGTGGCTTGGATCACGGGATGGGCCATCGCCATCTTCATCTTCGGGGAGGATCAGAGAACGGCGGCCGTCGCCGGCGTCGGCAGTGCCTATGCCAATACCATGCTGATGGGCTTGCCCCTGATCTTCGCCGTTCTCGGCAATGCGGGGGCTTTGCCGCTCTTCCTGATCCTGGCCGTGCACCTGCCGATCATGACGCTGGCGGCGACGATCCAGATAGAATGGGCAAGCCATAAGGGTGCCAGCAGCAAACTGCTATTGGACATCTGCAAAGGCTTTGCCCGGAACCCGATCATGCTCGGACTGTCCGGTGGTCTCATCTGGAACGCGATCGGACTGAGCATCCCCTCCGCCCCGGCCAAGATGCTCGAGATGATCGCTCAGGCCAGCGTGCCGTGCGCGCTGATCGCCATGGGGACCGCCCTGCGGCACTACGGCCTCCGCGGTGCGGGCGGTCTTGCCGTCTCCATCACCTTCGTGAAGCTCGTGGTGCATCCCGTAGCGGTTTGGCTGCTGGCCACCCAGGTCTTCCACCTGCCGCCTGCCTGGACCACGGTCGCAGTGATGTTCGCTGCCGCGCCGGCCGGCATCAACACCTTCATCCTCGCCACGCGCTACAACATTGCCGTGGGTATGCTGTCCAGTGCCATAGCTCTGGGGACGTTGCTCTCTGTCTTTTCCTTTGCCGCCGCCGTGTGGGTCACCACAGGCTGA